attaaattatctaaataaaactctgaaatgaaaaaattggCAGTCAGAAAATATACTGGAAAGGAACTACTTAACACAAATATTCATTCTGTTAAGCTGTGGTAGTTGAGAAATAGGACAAAAtcatggaagaaggaaagaaggatatCCCATCTACATGGTATGTTTTCATTCAGAAGTATCAAATAAGTTATAGTGGCACGGTAAGGAATTTCAGCTTTGCTTGCTGGTTGCTCTCAAAGCCTTAGCACTTTAAAATGATGATCAATATTAGGTTGAAAAGCCTAGGACTCATAAGCACTTATGAGGacaaattctaatatttttttcctcctaggtTTAAACCATCACAAAGGAGGAAGTTTTCAAAGTGTTTATGCTTTGACACCTGACAAGCTTGTCAGAAGTCTGAACTTCTAACATAATGCTACTTTCAAATATGGGCCTGACATTATGCCAGAATGCATGTAGCAGCAGCAGACCACCATcttaatattgtcatttttatgtattctgcATATAGCCAGAAGTTAAAACTCCACAACATACCTCATTCTCATAAAAGTTataaatttctttcaataaaagcTACAGCTTCTTAGTCTGGCTATTATAGCTACAGACAGCTCTTATACCAGATCCTAATTATACTGAGtctgaataacagaaaaaaattacacagtaTTTTGAGGGAGCCTGTGTTTATACACTTCATTAAGGAGCCAATCTCAACCAAAAACCCAGTATTAAGGGACCAGTGATAACACTACATAATGACTATGCGAGAAAATAACTTCACATTTTGAAATACTATAGATCATGAAGTAGCCTccaaaacaaatattcatttctaaaatgttccTGCTTTCAGAGCACAGAGAAATTTTTTGATTATATCAGGTGTGTCACAATGCCAACTAGTAGGTTTAGTGGCTTAAGAAAAAGCATTAAACAAGTTCCTATCACTCATACCTTgtccaattaaaacaaaatcaaagcttATTTACAAAGAACACGTACTCCTAAAACTAGCAGCCAAATCACCCCAAAAAACaatgaccaaaacaaaaaaagccaggTAAGAATTTTGGTAGTCTGAACTGTGGGTTCAAATTATGTCACCATCTTATTCTGAAATGCAGAGAACTATTCAAGTTTGACATACCACTTAGGCATGGGAGGTTGGTAAAACTGAGTCTGAAGATTCACATAAAATTTTATCAGGCCCCAAAGATTCTAGCTATGAGTGGTTTCAgtagactaaaaaataaaaatatttacttttatataaagTTTCAGGCCCTTAGATTTCTTATTCCACAGAGTGTGACCGTATGTAACTTGATCAGACCACATTAAgacttcaagaaaatgaaaaggtaggGACgggaatgtttttaaaacatctctttGATAATGTGATGTATTTCCTTGGTGCACTCTAACATCTAGAATGTTTTATTAAAGTGACAGTGCCAGAAACCCCTAACATACCTACAGAACTAAGTTCCTTAAGTTTTACTGTTGAAGACTAATTTTCGATTAACCCGAgaattaaaatgaacatttttgaaaaattacaggTAAGTTCCATTCCAAAAATCTATGATATACACAAAACATCTTGCTTACAAAACAGCCAAAGCAGGGAGCGACTATTAATATTAATTGCAAAAAACATTCACTTTATAAAGTGATTCACTACGGCACTTGTTGAAACAACTGGGATCACAAAATTTTGATTAATGCCTTTTCCAGGAAACAGCCAGTTCAAAATTAGAGCTCACCTCTGTCTAGATTCAGTAcgttaaagagaagaaataaaatgggtgCATATGAAGAAAGAGTCAAAGCAAATGACAAAAATCACCACCATAATAGTACAGGCtaataaatgaaggaatcaaGAGACAGTttcattaattaatatattttctgcatTATAGTTAACATATGTACTTTCTTCGTGTCACCTTATTTTCCGTTATGtattgatattttgttatattcaGACATGAGTACATTTCAACAGTCTTTTgcaataaatatcataaaataatagaGATTCgcataataaatattctttacaataaaaaagtttaacagacttttgtcttaaaaatagtCAGAATTCAACTTTGtgatttatacataaaatatacaaaaagcacCACAATTTGTGGTTAAGGCgatgaaaacacacacaaaaaaattagaattactcAGCTGTTAACTCACCAAGGGACCAAAAGGACCATTAAGGGGCCAAGATCACTTTAGGCAGCATAATTCTGTGACACCTATAGATCGATCAGCTATAAATATCAACTTCAGTTACCCAAGTGCCCTCAATGATGAGAAATTTGGTAAAAAGTGTGGGGTGTGGAAGGAAGGCAGTTGAATCCTTCACAAATATGAAAGCCAGAATAAAGATGAGCAAGATACAACCAATATATCTCCAATGTGAAGATTTACATTGTAAAGCAAATCTAAGATTACATACGAAAGAAAAATACCTGGCATCTGCAGAATAAGAAATTGAGGAGAGAGAACTTTGGGGGCAAGTAAAGGGCAGTggttaaaggaaaaatttttatgttataacaaaaatatatccCCCACGCTTCTTGAGGGTCCAATGCTATGAAGATAGCCCTAACTGGAGACAGACTTAATACCATAGCTTATTTAAGCAATAAAAACGTCgcttctttaaaaatcattttccctgCTCCCAGAGTACCCAATCAAAAACAGCTCTAAATCACTGTAGAGTGACTGGGTAGGTGTCTAGCTAGGTATGTTCACATATACAACAATTCTGAAAAGCTGCTTGCAGAACAAAAAGGCTACACAAAAGCCCACTAGCTCTCAATACCCTCTTCAGTGGATGGCAGAGGCTCTTGCTGTAAGTGGGAACCAGGTGCAGTTTCACAGTCCACTCTTACTGAAGATCATCCGTTTGAGAAGAGTAAGATCCATGAGTCAAACCTTGGGAACAGGGGAAGAAAGGCGggaaaattgtaaagaaaataaaaccagtatCTAATAGAATCTTTTTAAGAGCCACAGCTTGAAAGCCAGAAGTTCAGGAGGTCCAACCCACTTCCAAAAATCATGATGGTTTACCCTGACCCCTGGAGGGGCAGCTCTCCAGCTTACAATAAACAGTGTTGGAGTTCTTACATCTGCAGCCTGGGCGATGGATCCAGTCATAACACCCCCTGCACAGTTTCAGGCATCCCTTAGCAGGAGGATAACAGAGTAAGCAAGGCAAAAATAGAGACATGGCTCCCATACACAGGTACCTAGAGCAGCAGTGTGACTGTGAACAGGAGCAAGGATTATCCGAGTAAGAATCCCCTTCATCATCATTGGAGCAGTGGTAGAAGATGCCCTTGACTAAGCACATGCAGGTTCCGTATTCCACCATGCTCTCAGCAGAGCAAAGGCACTGACGATTGCAGGCCAAACAAGagggcagggtcctgggagcTGTGCATTCTCCACACTTGCACTTCCCACACTGTTCACAAATAAACTTGTGCTGTGTCAGGTCCTCTTTCAAGGAACCCTTCAAGTCATCCACAATCAGCTGCTTGGGCTGGGTCCGGATTGCCCTCTCGGATCTATTCCCAGGGACTGGTCTGGTTGGTGGTGACCTTCCTAACAGTCCCTGTTCTGAAGAGGCACTGCTGTTGCTCCCAGAACTGGCTGCACTTCCAGTGCTGGTCGATCTGCTCAAAATGGGGCCTCTGGCATTACTTGAGAGTCCTGCATGTCCCAGGTGGCTTGTAGGTCTATGCTCATAGTTATTATTCACATTGATCGGTATGATTTCATGAGTCCTTTCATGCTTTTCTTGTCTTGGTGCTGTTCGAGGAGCAGGTCTTTTCACCACAGATGGCCCTTCCGTGTACTCATTACTGCCTCTGATGGCCTTGATCTGGTCTAAAGACAAAATAGCAGCAGGCTGAATTTCTCTCTCATAGTCTAACCTCTGACGGCTATCCAATGTAGGCTGCTGGATCACAACTAATGAACTGCCACTGCCATGTTGATTTTGGGGATCCATGTGTAGTGATCTCGAATTCTGGCAATCAGTAGAAACCTGGCATGCATCTGAAATcctaaaaggaaaccaaagatgaaaaaaaaaaaaaaaaaaaaaacagagaaagaaaataaatgacaggaagcattttttttggggggggggggggaatcctgTCAAGTCACAAATTGCCTAAACCACCTGGTAATGATCTCCTTCATCAGCGGATTAcaatgatgctggggtcctggccAGGGTCCAATTCCAAGAGGCTGAGGACCACATCATAGAAAAAGAATGCAAGCAAGAGACCCCATGccataaaaattaagttttttttcaaCTTCCAAAAGGCAGAATCAAGAAGTATGGTCTTCCTGTTTGTGAAtctaacaaataattaaaatggggTATGCCCTTCTAGGGAATATTGAGTGTAGGCCCTGGAATAGCTTTCATCTAGAGAAAGCTCAGCATTAGCTCACTGGtattttccataaaagaaaatatccactttttaaaaaattaagaatggctTTGATGCTTCTGCCTTTCTGTTGTTTGCTGTTACAAGCATTAGATTGATAATAAGGAAACTAGTCGAGGTATACTGCacgcgttaaaaaaaaaaaaaatccaggagacTGCAAATAAAATGGAATCTCAAAATAAGAGGGCATTTTCCACAGAAACCAGGATCTTAAGGCTTGCTCATTACTCATCTACAAGATGCAAAAGTGAATATAGAGAACAGTTCTCAGGGTCTTATAGCTCTGAAGCACGCACACAAAACTCAGCGCACAACGCTGTGATGTTAAAAAGCATTCATATCTGAAATCatgaaaggattattttaaagtttaaatgaaGGGCTCACTCACATAACAAGATAACTTTCGTGCACAAGTATCAGGCCTTTAAAGTAGTATGGAGAAATCCTGGCCATTTTAATTGCCTgcatttcctctcattttaaaatctgtctttacAGGACAGATCTGGATTTTCAAAAGCACTGCCAAATCTGAATCAACGTACTTCTTGTCGTCAGTACAGTAAAATCCTGATTAAAATAAGCATCTCCGATGTGTCCACACCAAGAGTAAGTTACTTCTAATTTATGATGcactcttcacacacacacacacacacacacaacaaaacacTGAATTTCCATTTTCAATTAACAGCAAGCCAGAATATTTCTCACACAGACTCCTCCTGACGTCCACAGATCCATTCCAATTCAAGAacgagaagaagaagaaataaaaaaaaaaaaaaaaaggtccattCTCAACTACCACTCTGGAGCCAGAAACCCCAGCCTCAGGGATAAGGCTGCGAGACGTCCGTTCCAGCATTAACTGGGCTGAAAGCCGACAGATCCAGCCTTGCACGTTGACGTCCCGGAGTCCCGACCCTCGTCCTCGCAGCCgagacccccgcccccgccccgggtcccACTGTACCTTCTCCGAGCTAGAGGAGGACCGCCCTGCCGACCCGCCGGGTCTAGCGCCGCAATCCGGGGCTGCGAGCACAGCCCGAGCCTCGGCACACGCAGACCTCATCCCTCCTTGCAAAGCGCTCGCAGCCGGGCGCTCGCGGGGCGGAGCATCCCGAGGCACGCGGGCAGATCCCACACGCCCAGGAGCACGGAGCCTACGGGGAGCGGGGCGAGGGCGCCGGGCGCATCCTGGACGCTGCGCTTCACGCGATCGTGGTACCCGAGTCCGTGGAGGCCCCCGGCCAGGGAGACCGCGCGGCGCGTCGGGTGTGAGGCGGGGCGGCCCGTGCCCCGCGGCGCCGGCGCCCGGTGCGTCCCCGGCAACCTGCGCCGCCCGCGGGGACGGGCCTCGGCGGCCGCTACCTTCGCGGCTGCGCCCTCCCGGGAGCCCCGGGCGCTTCCAGCCCGCCCCGGCGCGCGCGCCGCCCAAGGCCTCCTCCGGAGCGTGGCGGGCCCCCGGGGCTGCGCGGGCGCCGAGCTCGCCCGTGGAGGAGCGGGCAGGCTCCCCAGTGCTGCGGCGCCGCCAGCTGCCGCGGCGGAGCTGCGCCCTCTGCACCCGAGCGCAGGGGAGCGGCGAATAAATAGTTGacggagaggaaggaaaaggaaaaagttatgAATGAAAACAAGTTCTCGCTCGCTCCCTCTCTCcgggcagggcaggaggaggggaggaggctgaggtTACCATTACCTCAGGAGGGCGGACTTCCCGTTTTTAAAGCGGcagcgccctcccctcccctcccctcccctcccctcgccccgccAAACGCGGAGGAAGGCGCGGCGGGCTCGGGCGCAGCCTGGTTCTGTGCAGGGGTCGGCGCGGACGGCgggggggctccggggctccccgcctgcccccgcccccccccgccgcgTCCGCGCCCACAGCCCGCCCGGGAGCCCGCCGCCGGCGCGAGGCAGCTCCTCGGAGGCAACACCCCCCGAGGCGCCCCGAGTCCCGCTTGGGCGCGGAGGCGTCCCTTCAAGGGGACTGGCCGCGAGCCCCGGGGCCCGCACCTGCCGCgcggcgcccgcgcccgcccccgccccccgccggcgccCGGAGGCCGCGGGACACTCACCTCGGCCGGAGCGGCGCGACCCGCATCAGGCGCGGCGGGGAGGACGCGAGGCCGGGCCAACCCCCCTCCCGGCTGCGGGGGACACTCCTGCGGACCCCCCTCCCGCCGCGCGGCGCGGGCGCATCCACCTCGGGCTTCTCCCGCAGCCCCTTCCCGCGAGccggggggggagagaaagaacaggaaggggaaaaaaggtccCCTGCGAGAGGGCTCTCGAGT
This portion of the Canis lupus dingo isolate Sandy chromosome 19, ASM325472v2, whole genome shotgun sequence genome encodes:
- the SPRY1 gene encoding protein sprouty homolog 1 isoform X2, with protein sequence MDPQNQHGSGSSLVVIQQPTLDSRQRLDYEREIQPAAILSLDQIKAIRGSNEYTEGPSVVKRPAPRTAPRQEKHERTHEIIPINVNNNYEHRPTSHLGHAGLSSNARGPILSRSTSTGSAASSGSNSSASSEQGLLGRSPPTRPVPGNRSERAIRTQPKQLIVDDLKGSLKEDLTQHKFICEQCGKCKCGECTAPRTLPSCLACNRQCLCSAESMVEYGTCMCLVKGIFYHCSNDDEGDSYSDNPCSCSQSHCCSRFDSWILLFSNG
- the SPRY1 gene encoding protein sprouty homolog 1 isoform X1, whose translation is MDPQNQHGSGSSLVVIQQPTLDSRQRLDYEREIQPAAILSLDQIKAIRGSNEYTEGPSVVKRPAPRTAPRQEKHERTHEIIPINVNNNYEHRPTSHLGHAGLSSNARGPILSRSTSTGSAASSGSNSSASSEQGLLGRSPPTRPVPGNRSERAIRTQPKQLIVDDLKGSLKEDLTQHKFICEQCGKCKCGECTAPRTLPSCLACNRQCLCSAESMVEYGTCMCLVKGIFYHCSNDDEGDSYSDNPCSCSQSHCCSRYLCMGAMSLFLPCLLCYPPAKGCLKLCRGCYDWIHRPGCRCKNSNTVYCKLESCPSRGQGKPS